One window of Populus nigra chromosome 5, ddPopNigr1.1, whole genome shotgun sequence genomic DNA carries:
- the LOC133695017 gene encoding asparagine synthetase [glutamine-hydrolyzing] 2, with protein sequence MCGILAVLGCADNSQAKRSRVIELSRRLKHRGPDWSGLHCHGDCYLAHQRLAIVDPASGDQPLYNQDKTVVVTVNGEIYNHKELRAQLKSHTFRTGSDCEVIAHLYEEHGENFVDMLDGMFSFVLLDTRDKSFIAARDAIGITPLYIGWGLDGSVWFASEMKALSDDCERFMSFLPGHIYSSKQGALRRWYNPPWFSEQIPSSPYDPLALRKAFEKAVVKRLMTDVPFGVLLSGGLDSSLVAAVASRHLADSEAAQQWGSQLHTFCIGLKGSPDLKAAREVADYLRTRHHEFYFTVQEGIDALEEVIYHIETYDVTTVRASTPMFLMSRKIKSLGVKMVISGEGSDEIFGGYLYFHKAPNKEEFHQETCRKIKALHLYDCLRANKSTSAWGVEARVPFLDKEFINIAMSIDPEWKMIRPDLGRIEKWVLRNAFDDEKNPYLPKHILYRQKEQFSDGVGYSWIDGLKDHANKQVTDAMLMNASFIYPENTPTTKEAYYYRTIFEKFFPKNSARSTVPGGPSVACSTAKAVEWDAAWSKNLDPSGRAALGVHEAAYEETVDTKAASQNNGSP encoded by the exons ATGTGCGGCATCCTCGCTGTTTTAGGTTGCGCCGACAATTCTCAAGCGAAACGTTCCCGTGTCATTGAATTATCTCGCCg gtTGAAGCATAGAGGACCAGATTGGAGTGGATTACATTGCCATGGAGATTGTTACCTAGCTCACCAACGTTTGGCTATTGTAGACCCTGCTTCTGGAGACCAGCCTCTTTACAATCAAGACAAGACTGTTGTTGTCACC GTTAATGGAGAGATATATAACCACAAGGAATTGCGGGCGCAGTTGAAGTCTCATACTTTCCGAACTGGTAGTGACTGTGAAGTCATTGCTCATCTT tACGAAGAACATGGAGAAAATTTTGTGGACATGTTGGACGGCATGTTCTCATTTGTCCTTCTTGATACTCGTGACAAAAGTTTTATTGCAGCTCGGGATGCTATTGGTATTACCCCACTTTATATCGGTTGGGGTCTTGATG GATCTGTATGGTTTGCTTCAGAAATGAAAGCATTGAGTGATGATTGTGAACGATTCATGTCTTTCTTGCCGGGGCATATATATTCAAGCAAACAAG GAGCGCTTAGAAGGTGGTACAACCCACCATGGTTTTCAGAACAAATACCCTCATCCCCATATGATCCCCTAGCTTTGCGGAAGGCCTTTGAGAAG GCTGTAGTCAAGAGACTTATGACAGACGTACCTTTTGGTGTGCTTCTGTCTGGAGGACTGGACTCATCACTTGTTGCTGCTGTGGCCTCTCGCCATTTGGCTGACTCAGAAGCTGCTCAACAGTGGGGATCACAATTGCATACCTTCTGTATTGGTTTGAAG GGTTCCCCTGATTTGAAAGCTGCAAGGGAGGTAGCAGATTATCTCCGAACTCGCCACCATGAATTTTACTTCACTGTACAG GAAGGGATTGATGCTCTTGAGGAAGTCATCTATCATATTGAAACATATGATGTGACCACTGTTAGAGCCAGCACTCCAATGTTTCTTATGTCACggaaaataaaatctttaggAGTGAAAATGGTTATTTCCGGGGAAGGTTCAGATGAAATCTTTGGAGGTTACCTGTATTTCCACAAGGCACCTAACAAGGAGGAGTTTCACCAAGAGACATGTCGAaag ATTAAAGCTCTTCATCTTTATGACTGCTTGAGGGCCAACAAATCGACTTCAGCATGGGGTGTTGAGGCTCGTGTTCCCTTTTTGGATAAAGAATTCATCAACATTGCAATGAGCATAGACCCTGAGTGGAAAATG ATCAGGCCTGATCTGGGAAGGATTGAGAAGTGGGTCTTACGTAATGCTTTTGATGATGAGAAGAATCCATATCTGCCAaag CACATATTGTACAGGCAGAAGGAACAGTTCAGTGATGGAGTTGGGTACAGTTGGATTGATGGTTTGAAGGATCATGCAAACAAACAA GTCACAGATGCAATGTTGATGAATGCAAGCTTCATTTACCCAGAAAATACTCCTACAACCAAAGAGGCATATTACTACAGAACCATCTTTGAGAAATTCTTTCCTAAG AATTCCGCAAGGTCAACAGTTCCTGGAGGTCCAAGTGTGGCATGCAGTACTGCAAAAGCAGTGGAATGGGATGCCGCGTGGTCAAAAAATCTTGACCCTTCTGGTCGTGCTGCCCTAGGTGTCCATGAAGCTGCGTACGAGGAAACAGTAGACACCAAGGCTGCCAGTCAGAATAATGGGTCCCCCTAG
- the LOC133694470 gene encoding UDP-N-acetylglucosamine transporter ROCK1-like, with the protein MATTKRKGGASGSERTNPRVWLYSILLTLQYGAQPLISKRFTGREVIVTTSVLTCEVAKVVCAVILMVRDGSLKKVFSQWTLVGSLTASGLPAAIYALQNSLLQISYKNLDSLTFSILNQTKVFFTALFTYIILRQKQSIQQIGALFLLIMAAVLLSIGEGSSKGSGSSDPEQILFYGIIPVLVASVLSGLASALCQWASQVKKHSSYLMTVEMSIVGSLCLLASTTKSPDGEAIRQHGYFYGWTPLTMIPVVANALGGILVGLVTSYAGGVRKGFVIVSALLVTALLQFLFEGKPPSIYSLVALPLVMSSISIYQKYPHQVKKKES; encoded by the exons ATGGCGACGACGAAGCGGAAAGGTGGAGCCTCCGGATCGGAGAGAACGAACCCAAGGGTTTGGCTATACTCCATTTTGCTCACTCTTCAATACGGAGCTCAGCCTCTCATCTCCAAACGCTTCACCGg ACGTGAAGTAATCGTGACTACGTCTGTTTTGACATGTGAGGTAGCTAAG GTTGTATGTGCCGTAATTCTCATGGTAAGAGATGGTAGTTTGAAGAAAGTGTTCAGTCAGTGGACTTTGGTTGGGTCGTTGACTGCATCAGGACTTCCTGCAGCTATTTATGCTCTGCAAAACAGCTTGCTGCAGATATCttacaagaatcttgattcacTTACATTTTCAATATTGAACCagacaaaagtattttttactgcACTCTTTACATACATAATATTGAG GCAGAAACAATCAATTCAACAAATCGGGGCTCTGTTCTTGCTGATAATGGCAGCTGTTCTTCTAAGCATCGGTGAGGGCTCTAGCAAAGGCTCTGGCAGTAGTGATCCTgagcaaattttattttatgggatCATTCCTGTCCTGGTTGCTTCAGTTCTCTCTGGTCTAGCTTCAGCTTTGTGTCAATGGGCTTCTCAG GTTAAGAAACACTCATCATACTTGATGACTGTAGAAATGTCAATTGTTGGAAGCTTATGCTTGTTGGCCAGCACCACTAAGTCTCCAGATGGAGAAGCTATCAGACAGCATGGATACTTTTATGGTTGGACTCCTCTAACAATG ATCCCAGTTGTAGCGAATGCTCTAGGTGGAATTCTCGTGGGCCTTGTCACAAGCTACGCTGGTGGCGTGAGAAAG GGGTTTGTCATTGTTTCTGCACTTCTTGTAACGGCCTTGCTTCAGTTCTTGTTTGAAGGGAAGCCACCTTCAATTTACAGTCTTGTGGCTCTTCCACTCGTCATGAGCAGCATTTCAATATACCAGAAATATCCACACCAAGTAAAAAAGAAGGAATCATAG
- the LOC133694471 gene encoding uncharacterized protein LOC133694471 — protein MAGRLGRRVINFANLPIKLLMPTTYTNISEIALKTIPSASKIEIKRVLESLYGFDVEKVSTLNMEGKKKKRGGFLIAKPDYKKAYVTLKTPLSISPHLFPIRVIEEERAKMSKKAPESSFVEDNKNHWLHEKKKESGRGGSSSGWRGGRGGRGRGDVAAEKAKFPWSSMRSSTANSR, from the coding sequence ATGGCAGGCAGATTGGGAAGAAGAGTAATAAACTTCGCAAACCTCCCCATAAAACTCCTGATGCCTACAACATACACAAATATCTCCGAAATCGCACTGAAAACAATCCCTTCAGCCTCCAAAATCGAAATCAAGCGCGTCCTCGAATCGCTCTACGGCTTCGACGTCGAAAAGGTAAGCACTCTTAACatggaaggaaaaaagaagaaacgcGGCGGATTCCTCATCGCCAAGCCTGACTATAAAAAAGCATACGTCACGCTTAAAACTCCCCTCTCGATTTCGCCCCATTTATTTCCGATTAGAGTTATTGAGGAAGAGAGGGCGAAAATGAGTAAGAAGGCACCGGAGAGTAGTTTTGTTGAGGATAATAAGAATCACTGGCTTcatgagaagaagaaggagagtgGTCGCGGCGGTAGCAGTAGCGGATGGCGTGGTGGTCGCGGCGGTCGTGGTCGTGGTGATGTGGCGGCCGAGAAGGCCAAGTTTCCTTGGAGCAGCATGAGGAGCTCTACTGCTAATTCTAGGTAG
- the LOC133694469 gene encoding BTB/POZ domain-containing protein DOT3-like isoform X1, with protein sequence MFRLTATMSCSFTVTMKKSLPPVQPQSSDSDSDGVDQVYNQSIIVPPTAISIADGFEKNDHSWFVNSPIPTDLSIQVQDITFTVHKYPLVSKSSYIGRLEIQPSISNFGYELKLENFPGGPEAFEIILKFCYGLTLDLNPSNIAPLRCASEFLEMSEELDDGNLISKTEAFLTFVVLSSWKDTITVLKSCETLSPWAENLQIVRRCCDSIAWKASRDNSTIGEMVNDEGCWFDDVASLRIDHFMRIITAIGARGTKPEIIGKCIMQYAERWLPGMDVELEGPRGYGYGRNELQFSILIGRKEDEGIEHSQEQKSIIESLVSILPTQPGAVPCKFLLKMLKMAMVYSASQALISELEKRVGMMLENANVNDLLIPNYKREDQGKFVNSLEQRTMHDIEVIQRIVEYFLMHEQEQQQLPQTTGKSSVCKLLDSYLTEVAKDPNLSITKFQVLAEALPEKARTCDDGLYGAIDTYLKAHPLLSEHDRKRLCRIMNCGKLSLDACSHAAQNDRLPLRTVIQVLFCEQIKIRAAMQGKEPVASGNSSEQEITQTSTKTEITTLRAELENVKTQMTELQRDYFELQHEYGRKNNKHMNRSAWNFGWTKIRTSALFHRKSEGNLSGQVLKIPNSLGHKMNFRRRLSMS encoded by the exons ATGTTCAGGCTCACAGCAACAATGTCATGCAGCTTCACTGTAACCATGAAGAAGTCTCTTCCACCAGTTCAACCACAGAGCTCAGACAGTGATTCTGATGGTGTTGATCAAGTTTACAACCAAAGCATCATAGTTCCTCCCACAGCCATATCAATAGCCGATGGCTTCGAAAAGAATGATCACTCATG GTTTGTCAATTCCCCAATCCCGACGGATCTATCAATTCAAGTTCAAGACATCACCTTTACTGTTCACAAG TATCCCTTGGTATCAAAAAGTAGCTACATAGGCCGCTTGGAAATTCAGccttcaatttcaaattttgggTACGAGCTCAAGCTTGAAAACTTCCCAGGTGGACCAGAAGCATTTGAAATCATTCTAAAGTTCTGTTATGGTCTTACACTAGACTTAAACCCTAGCAACATTGCTCCACTAAGATGTGCATCAGAATTCCTAGAAATGAGTGAAGAACTTGATGATGGAAATCTCATCTCAAAGACAGAAGCTTTCCTCACATTTGTAGTCCTCTCATCATGGAAAGACACCATAACTGTTCTCAAATCCTGCGAAACTTTATCTCCATGGGCAGAAAATCTCCAGATAGTTAGAAGATGTTGTGACTCAATAGCATGGAAGGCTTCTAGAGACAATTCAACAATAGGAGAAATGGTTAATGACGAAGGATGTTGGTTTGATGATGTGGCTTCCCTTCGAATTGATCATTTCATGAGAATTATAACTGCAATAGGGGCAAGGGGAACAAAACCAGAGATCATAGGTAAATGTATAATGCAATATGCAGAAAGATGGCTGCCAGGCATGGATGTGGAATTAGAAGGTCCAAGGGGGTATGGATATGGAAGGAATGAACTGCAGTTCAGTATTTTGATTGGAAGGAAGGAAGATGAGGGTATTGAGCATAGCCAGGAGCAAAAATCTATTATTGAAAGCCTAGTAAGCATACTTCCAACTCAACCAGGAGCTGTCCCATGTAAGTTTTTACTGAAGATGTTGAAAATGGCAATGGTTTACTCTGCATCCCAAGCTTTGATCTCAGAGCTTGAGAAAAGAGTGGGGATGATGTTGGAGAATGCCAATGTCAATGATCTTTTGATTCCTAATTATAAAAGGGAAGATCAGGGGAAATTTGTGAA CTCACTTGAACAACGAACAATGCACGACATAGAAGTGATACAAAGAATCGTTGAATATTTTCTGATGCATGAACAAGAGCAGCAACAACTGCCACAGACAACAGGGAAATCAAGTGTTTGTAAGCTTTTGGACAGTTATCTAACTGAGGTTGCAAAGGACCCTAATCTCTCCATTACCAAGTTTCAAGTTTTGGCTGAAGCCCTGCCAGAAAAAGCTCGGACATGTGATGACGGTCTTTATGGAGCCATTGACACCTATCTCAAG GCTCATCCTTTGCTCTCTGAGCATGACCGAAAAAGGCTATGCAGAATAATGAACTGCGGGAAGTTATCACTTGATGCGTGCTCGCATGCAGCACAAAATGATAGGTTGCCTCTACGAACAGTTATTCAG GTGTTGTTCTgtgagcaaataaaaataagggCAGCAATGCAAGGAAAAGAGCCAGTAGCAAGTGGTAACAGCTCAGAACAAGAAATAACTCaaacatcaacaaaaactgAGATCACGACCCTAAGAGCAGAACTAGAGAACGTAAAGACACAAATGACAGAGCTGCAGAGGGACTATTTTGAACTGCAACATGAATACGGAAGGAAAAACAACAAGCATATGAATAGATCGGCCTGGAATTTTGGTTGGACAAAGATCAGAACATCAGCTCTTTTCCATAGAAAATCAGAGGGGAATTTAAGTGGACAAGTACTTAAGATACCCAATTCACTTGGCCACAAAATGAATTTCAGAAGAAGACTATCCATGTCatga
- the LOC133694469 gene encoding BTB/POZ domain-containing protein DOT3-like isoform X2: protein MTKLMFVNSPIPTDLSIQVQDITFTVHKYPLVSKSSYIGRLEIQPSISNFGYELKLENFPGGPEAFEIILKFCYGLTLDLNPSNIAPLRCASEFLEMSEELDDGNLISKTEAFLTFVVLSSWKDTITVLKSCETLSPWAENLQIVRRCCDSIAWKASRDNSTIGEMVNDEGCWFDDVASLRIDHFMRIITAIGARGTKPEIIGKCIMQYAERWLPGMDVELEGPRGYGYGRNELQFSILIGRKEDEGIEHSQEQKSIIESLVSILPTQPGAVPCKFLLKMLKMAMVYSASQALISELEKRVGMMLENANVNDLLIPNYKREDQGKFVNSLEQRTMHDIEVIQRIVEYFLMHEQEQQQLPQTTGKSSVCKLLDSYLTEVAKDPNLSITKFQVLAEALPEKARTCDDGLYGAIDTYLKAHPLLSEHDRKRLCRIMNCGKLSLDACSHAAQNDRLPLRTVIQVLFCEQIKIRAAMQGKEPVASGNSSEQEITQTSTKTEITTLRAELENVKTQMTELQRDYFELQHEYGRKNNKHMNRSAWNFGWTKIRTSALFHRKSEGNLSGQVLKIPNSLGHKMNFRRRLSMS from the exons ATGACTAAGCTAAT GTTTGTCAATTCCCCAATCCCGACGGATCTATCAATTCAAGTTCAAGACATCACCTTTACTGTTCACAAG TATCCCTTGGTATCAAAAAGTAGCTACATAGGCCGCTTGGAAATTCAGccttcaatttcaaattttgggTACGAGCTCAAGCTTGAAAACTTCCCAGGTGGACCAGAAGCATTTGAAATCATTCTAAAGTTCTGTTATGGTCTTACACTAGACTTAAACCCTAGCAACATTGCTCCACTAAGATGTGCATCAGAATTCCTAGAAATGAGTGAAGAACTTGATGATGGAAATCTCATCTCAAAGACAGAAGCTTTCCTCACATTTGTAGTCCTCTCATCATGGAAAGACACCATAACTGTTCTCAAATCCTGCGAAACTTTATCTCCATGGGCAGAAAATCTCCAGATAGTTAGAAGATGTTGTGACTCAATAGCATGGAAGGCTTCTAGAGACAATTCAACAATAGGAGAAATGGTTAATGACGAAGGATGTTGGTTTGATGATGTGGCTTCCCTTCGAATTGATCATTTCATGAGAATTATAACTGCAATAGGGGCAAGGGGAACAAAACCAGAGATCATAGGTAAATGTATAATGCAATATGCAGAAAGATGGCTGCCAGGCATGGATGTGGAATTAGAAGGTCCAAGGGGGTATGGATATGGAAGGAATGAACTGCAGTTCAGTATTTTGATTGGAAGGAAGGAAGATGAGGGTATTGAGCATAGCCAGGAGCAAAAATCTATTATTGAAAGCCTAGTAAGCATACTTCCAACTCAACCAGGAGCTGTCCCATGTAAGTTTTTACTGAAGATGTTGAAAATGGCAATGGTTTACTCTGCATCCCAAGCTTTGATCTCAGAGCTTGAGAAAAGAGTGGGGATGATGTTGGAGAATGCCAATGTCAATGATCTTTTGATTCCTAATTATAAAAGGGAAGATCAGGGGAAATTTGTGAA CTCACTTGAACAACGAACAATGCACGACATAGAAGTGATACAAAGAATCGTTGAATATTTTCTGATGCATGAACAAGAGCAGCAACAACTGCCACAGACAACAGGGAAATCAAGTGTTTGTAAGCTTTTGGACAGTTATCTAACTGAGGTTGCAAAGGACCCTAATCTCTCCATTACCAAGTTTCAAGTTTTGGCTGAAGCCCTGCCAGAAAAAGCTCGGACATGTGATGACGGTCTTTATGGAGCCATTGACACCTATCTCAAG GCTCATCCTTTGCTCTCTGAGCATGACCGAAAAAGGCTATGCAGAATAATGAACTGCGGGAAGTTATCACTTGATGCGTGCTCGCATGCAGCACAAAATGATAGGTTGCCTCTACGAACAGTTATTCAG GTGTTGTTCTgtgagcaaataaaaataagggCAGCAATGCAAGGAAAAGAGCCAGTAGCAAGTGGTAACAGCTCAGAACAAGAAATAACTCaaacatcaacaaaaactgAGATCACGACCCTAAGAGCAGAACTAGAGAACGTAAAGACACAAATGACAGAGCTGCAGAGGGACTATTTTGAACTGCAACATGAATACGGAAGGAAAAACAACAAGCATATGAATAGATCGGCCTGGAATTTTGGTTGGACAAAGATCAGAACATCAGCTCTTTTCCATAGAAAATCAGAGGGGAATTTAAGTGGACAAGTACTTAAGATACCCAATTCACTTGGCCACAAAATGAATTTCAGAAGAAGACTATCCATGTCatga
- the LOC133694142 gene encoding ras-related protein RABH1e: protein MATVSPLAKYKLVFLGDQSVGKTSIITRFMYDKFDTTYQATIGIDFLSKTMYLEDRTIRLQLWDTAGQERFRSLIPSYIRDSSVAVIVYDVANRQSFLNTSKWIEEVRTERGGDVIVVLVGNKTDLVDKRQVSIEEGDGKAREFGVMFIETSAKAGFNIKPLFRKIAAALPGMETLSSTKQEDMVDVNLKPTVNSSQAEQQGGGCAC, encoded by the exons atggCAACAGTATCCCCTCTGGCGAAATACAAGCTGGTATTCCTTGGCGATCAATCCGTTGGTAAAACCAGCATTATCACTCGCTTTATGTATGATAAATTCGACACCACTTATCAG GCTActattggaattgattttttgtCCAAAACAATGTACCTTGAAGATCGGACCATTCGGTTGCAACTTTG GGATACTGCTGGTCAAGAGAGATTTAGGAGTCTTATACCGAGCTACATCCGGGATTCTTCTGTAGCTGTAATTGTCTATGATGTAGCTA ATAGACAATCATTCTTAAACACCTCTAAATGGATTGAGGAGGTACGGACAGAGCGAGGTGGTGATGTCATTGTTGTCCTTGTTGGAAACAAAACCGATCTTGTTGATAAGAG GCAAGTTTCAATAGAGGAAGGAGACGGCAAGGCTCGTGAATTTGGAGTTATGTTTATAGAAACCAGTGCGAAAGCAGGATTTAATATAAAG CCTCTATTCCGCAAGATTGCTGCTGCCTTGCCAGGGATGGAAACCCTTTCTTCCACAAAACAGGAAGACATGGTTGATGTGAACCTCAAGCCGACTGTCAATTCTTCCCAGGCAGAGCAGCAAGGAGGGGGTTGTGCATGTTAG